A window of Nocardia arthritidis genomic DNA:
CCAGCCTGCCGCCGCGGTCGTACACTTTGCCCTCGACGAATGCCCGACCATCCGCCGCCGACGGCGAAACCTGGTCGAACAGCAGCCATTCGTCCACCCTGCACGGGCGCAGGAACCGGATCCCGAAGTCCAGCGCGACGGTTTGCACCGGGGTGCCCCAATACAGCGCCATCGCCGCGCCGAGCATGGTGATATCCGCGGCATATGTCAATGCGCAAACATGCAGCGTCGGATCCTCCGGCATCGGCGCGCCGTAGCGGATCCACATCTGCTGGCGCGGCTGATCGGCGCCCAGAAACGTGTCGGGAACGCGGCGCACCGACCAGCACGGGTCGAAATCTATCGCCGCGAACCACTCGTAACCCGGGTCACCGGGTTGATAATCGGCCAAGCGCTCCGGACGGGGCGCCGGTGGGCAGGGGAGAGTGTGTTCGACACCACGCGCACCGGTATGAAACGAGGCGTCCAGCGCGATCGTTTCCAACCCCTCCTGCCGGCCGACTACCCGACGTAGCGCGAACGACCGACTGTCCCGAACGGTGACGACATCGAATTCGATATCCGCCTCCGGGTTACCGCGCCGCACGAAATAGTTGTGAATCGAATGCAACGCGAAACCGTCCGGCACACATTGTACGGCCGCCGCAACGGCCTGCGCGGCCAACTCACCGCCGAACGTCCTGGCCATCTCGGTACCCGGATTTCCACGACGCCGGAACATAGCGGCATCTACCCGCTCCACCGTCAGCGTATCGATCAGACGAACCATCTCCACCACCTTCTGTCGCGATTTCCGGCCGTACCGGGAACCGAATTATCGACACGAATGCGCGTCATATGATCTGCCGCATCAGTCGGCATACAAAACAGGGATCGACCACATCGTCTCGCCTGTAGGCCACCTCAGCACCACCCCATGAAACCGCGAGGCGACAACTACACAACCTCATTCTCCGCGCAAAACAGGAGAATGCACAGTATCGATACTCGTGCAGTGAATCACACTTGATCCAGCCAATGCAGACCCTTGCCTATTTCGCCTATTCATTAGCATTTTTCGCCGTCCCGGCTGGACAATATTCAATACATAGCAAACTCTAAGAATTATGCGCTCTTCTAAGGTTGCCGGAAGCTTCGGCAGCGATTTCGATCTCGCCCGACCGGGCCCGTCGGGCTCCCGTCACTTATGGACCCCTACCGTCGGTCGGCGAGCGCCGCGCGCTCGAGCCCACGGGGTCGGCCGTAGATGCCCCGGTCGCTTGATGGTGGCGAGAATCGCCGAGGTCTCCACGTTCGTCACCTCCGGGATCACACCAACCGTATCGGTGACGAAGGCGTAGATGTCGCCGAAGGTGGGCTTGGCGACGGCGAGCAGCAGATTCGCGGGCCCGGTGATCGCCGCCGCACAAAAGACGTCCGGATGCACCGCCAACCGGCGACCGATCGTGTCGAGCGCACCGGGACGCACCGACAACCACAGCAACGATTGCGATTCCAAGCCGACCAGAGACAGATCGAAGATGGTGACCGGGCGCACGACATGTTCATCCAACAGCGTCACCAGCCGTCGACGGGCGGTGTGCGCGGTCACCCCGGCCGCCCCGGCCAGCTCGGTGTAACTGGCCCGGCCATTGCGCGACAGGGCCTCAATGATCGCCTCATCGACATCGAGCAGCTTCACCGGACGCTCCGGTTCGGGCATACCGAAACCCAGATTCAACTCCCCCGGCAGCGGCGGGTGCGCGGGGTCGACGGAGGGAAACACCCGCATCACCCGTTGCGCCTCCCACGTGATCACCGCCGCCGTCGCCGGAATATCCCGTAACAGCAACGCATCTCGCTCCTGCGCGTTGTCCAGATACAGCAGCGCGAAGATCTCACCGCCACCACTGATCACATCAACCGCACGAGTATCCGGCCTGCGCGCAAGAGCTTCCGCGAGCGCACCGACCCGCTCACGAGCGCACTTGAGCCGCAACGTGATCACCCGCAGCTGCGGAAAACAAGCCAGATTACGCATCGCCGACGCACGCACAATCCCCTTCTCATACAGCGGCACCGCACGGCGTACCACGGTGCGCTCCGACAGATCGAGACGCTGCGCCAACTCCCGCCACGACACACGCGGATCCGCAACCAGGGCAGTCACAATCCGGCGATCAGTCTCCTCCAGATGCTGGGACATCTGCTCACAATATCTTCAGCAACTTCAGAGATTCCTAGTAAATCCCCATGTTTTACACCACAGCAAATTTATGGCAAGGGTTGTCGACTCGATTGGCCCGCACGGCATCTCGGATACCGATCGCCGCCGTCATCAGTTGACCTGCGCGATTCAGGCCGTGGCGCAGGAAGGTGTCGAGCGGCTAGCCGCCCGCTTCGCCGGAAACCCCCGGGACAGACGATTTACCCGGTCTGCCAAGAGATTTGCAGGTTCGGCCAGCGAGCCCGGGAAGTCCGCCCAGATACGGAGATCGGCCGGAACGGTGGTCCCGGTCACAGAGATAACCGATGGTTTGCTGAATTAACCTTGTGATCGCCCCGAATTCGGCCAACGGAAAGCCCTATCGCCATCGAGTCGGACATTCGAGAAAGGCACGTCAGCATGTCGATATCGAAAAAGTCCACGGCAGCCACCGCTGTCGCCGCCCGCCAAGGTGTGCTGCCCGTCAACAGCGTCAGCATCAGCTGACCGGCGTCGTGACCGACGCCCCAGCCGGGTATCCGTCCCGCCCGACATCCGAATTATCGAGTCGCACAACCGAAGAAGGGTCGTATCCAATGACACCGAACGATGTGCCCACCCTTGGAGCACGGCGCGTAACGCCAATGGTCTCCGCTACCGCGACCGAGATACGGCAGCGGCTCGGTTTCCGGCGCAACCGGCTCACCGAAACGGAGCTCAGCGCCGTGGCGATGGCCATGGCCGAGGCGATCCATGCGACGAACACCCAGCATTCCGCGAAGTCACCGGGCCGGTAATGCGCAGCCGCAGGCCACCGCGAGTACGTTGGGAAAGCTCACCGATCCTGTTGCCCTTCCGTTTCGAGTGGAAGCCGATTGCGCAGTACCGCAACGGATTCCGACAGCATGCTCATCGAGATCAGATCGTCGTGCCGGTCGTTGTCCAGCCGCGCCGCCTCCGTGCCCTGCGGCCCGAGCCCGACCGTGTGCTGTTCGACGAAACCGAAGGTGCGGTCGCCGTTGTTACGGAAGATCATCGCGGTGGACGGCAGGTATTGCAGTGCGGCGACATCCATCCGGCCGCTGCCGGTGAAATCGCCGACCGCGACCGCACAGGGACCGACCGGGCCGATGGTCAGCTGGGGCGAGCCGAAGTTGCCCTGTCCGTCGCCGTACATCACCGCGAAGCTGAACGCCGCGACATTCGCCGAGATCACGTCGAGATTGCCGTCGCCGTCCATATCGGCGACTT
This region includes:
- a CDS encoding Lrp/AsnC family transcriptional regulator gives rise to the protein MSQHLEETDRRIVTALVADPRVSWRELAQRLDLSERTVVRRAVPLYEKGIVRASAMRNLACFPQLRVITLRLKCARERVGALAEALARRPDTRAVDVISGGGEIFALLYLDNAQERDALLLRDIPATAAVITWEAQRVMRVFPSVDPAHPPLPGELNLGFGMPEPERPVKLLDVDEAIIEALSRNGRASYTELAGAAGVTAHTARRRLVTLLDEHVVRPVTIFDLSLVGLESQSLLWLSVRPGALDTIGRRLAVHPDVFCAAAITGPANLLLAVAKPTFGDIYAFVTDTVGVIPEVTNVETSAILATIKRPGHLRPTPWARARGARRPTVGVHK
- a CDS encoding acyl-CoA thioesterase; this encodes MVRLIDTLTVERVDAAMFRRRGNPGTEMARTFGGELAAQAVAAAVQCVPDGFALHSIHNYFVRRGNPEADIEFDVVTVRDSRSFALRRVVGRQEGLETIALDASFHTGARGVEHTLPCPPAPRPERLADYQPGDPGYEWFAAIDFDPCWSVRRVPDTFLGADQPRQQMWIRYGAPMPEDPTLHVCALTYAADITMLGAAMALYWGTPVQTVALDFGIRFLRPCRVDEWLLFDQVSPSAADGRAFVEGKVYDRGGRLVASVSQERMLRLADAA